The following proteins come from a genomic window of Acipenser ruthenus chromosome 44, fAciRut3.2 maternal haplotype, whole genome shotgun sequence:
- the LOC117431006 gene encoding transforming growth factor beta-1-induced transcript 1 protein-like isoform X1, giving the protein MVKPTATSATLELDKLMASLSDFRVQSNPSLSLPLPSLPLSLSPSLSIPIPGSISPFSPLRPPLSLPSLSLSLSEAGGGGAAVWGGPVCRPAAIRPPQSPDSDPGRPLLFAVGQCSPAEGSGAFRKIVTVLSSGPPRGGEGGGEGGGGRWIGPLLLQKSDSQDRLISELQGRLGIPAPHPTRSREAAGDWLTWGEVVSSQPIRSREQCDPGLLPPRQESRVVWDPLEQQIQAPQNLNTTPTHPSSYRSPSPSPSLSPSPSPSHYPSLSPARLGLSFSSHKTTPTSSKPHPQAPPTFTQAPPTSTQNHLSLTQAPPTFTQAPPTSTQNHLSLTQAPPTFTQAPPTSTQNHRSLSQAPPTFTQAPPTFTQAPPSFREAPPMSFQPTPPYTEHIHILKPPTHTETPPSPLRQAPPPALSFSDVGCQADLCDAPWDWQYKPPPPVAQPVVTSSRPAAPPPQTSGSLDSMLGLLQSDLSRQGIATTAKGTCAACQKPIVSQVVTALGQTWHQEHFVCSHCQKEIGGSNFFEKDGLPFCESDYFSLFSPRCGLCSQPILDKMVTALDKNWHPEHFCCVKCGRPFGEEGFHERDGRQYCQQDFFSMFASRCHGCSKPIQENYISALNVLWHPECFVCRECYTPFVNGSFFEHEGQPLCETHYHRSRGSLCSSCERPITGRCITAMGAKFHPEHFVCAFCLKQLNKGTFKEQGEKPYCHPCFIKLFG; this is encoded by the exons ATGGTCAAGCCGACCGCCACGTCGGCCACACTGGAACTGGACAAGCTGATGGCTTCACTGTCTGACTTCAGGGTCCAGAGCAAC ccctctctctctctccccctgccttccctccccctctccctctctccatccctctctaTTCCCATCCCAGGATCCATCTCTCCTTTCTCCCCTCTccgcccccctctctccctcccctctctctccctctcgctctctgaggcagggggagggggggcggcTGTTTGGGGGGGTCCTGTCTGTCGCCCCGCTGCTATCCGCCCCCCCCAGAGCCCCGACAGTGACCCGGGTCGtcccctgctgtttgcagtgggGCAGTGCAGCCCAGCGGAGGGATCCGGGGCTTTCAGAAAG aTTGTCACGGTGTTGAGCAGTGGCCCCCCtcgagggggagagggggggggcgaggggggcggggggaggtGGATCGGACCCCTGCTCCTTCAGAAGAGCGACAGTCAGGATCGCCTGATCAGCGAGCTGCAAGGCAGGCTGGGAATCCCCGCCCCCCACCCCACCCGCAGCAGGGAGGCGGCAGGGGATTGGCTGACCTGGGGGGAGGTGGTctcctctcagccaatcaggagcAGGGAGCAG TGTGACCCCGGCCTCTTGCCCCCCCGGCAGGAGTCTAGAGTGGTTTGGGACCCCCTGGAGCAGCAGATACAGGCGCCCCAAAACCTGAATACCACCCCGACCCATCCCTCCTCCTACcgttctccctctccctctccttctctctctccttccccttcaCCCTCTCactatccctccctctctcctgccCGACTGGGACTGTCATTCTCATCTCACAAAACCACACCCACTAGCTCCAAACCACACCCACAGGCTCCTCCCACATTCACACAGGCACCGCCCACATCCACACAAAACCACCTCTCACTCACACAGGCTCCTCCCACATTCACACAGGCACCGCCCACATCCACACAAAACCACCTCTCACTCACACAGGCTCCTCCCACATTCACACAGGCACCGCCCACATCCACACAAAACCACCGCTCACTCTCACAGGCTCCTCCCACATTCACACAGGCACCGCCCACATTCACACAAGCCCCTCCTTCATTTAGAGAAGCCCCACCCATGTCATTCCAGCCCACTCCCCCTTACACAGAACACATTCACATACTAAAACCTCCCACTCACACAGAGACCCCTCCTTCTCCCCTGAGGCAAGCCCCGCCCCCTGCCCTCTCGTTCTCTGATGTCGGCTGTCAGGCTGACCTCTGTGATGCACCCTGGGATTGGCAATACAAG cctcCACCCCCTGTCGCTCAGCCGGTGGTGACCTCATCGCGTCCCGCGGCCCCGCCCCCTCAGACCAGCGGCTCATTGGACAGCATGCTGGGGCTCCTCCAATCAGATCTCTCACGGCAGGGCATCGCCACCACGGCCAAGGGGACCTGCGCAGCGTGCCAGAAACCCATCGTGAGCcag gtggTCACCGCTCTGGGACAGACTTGGCATCAGGAGCACTTTGTTTGCTCTCACTGTCAGAAGGAGATCGGTGGCAGCAATTTCTTTGAGAAGGACGGGCTGCCATTCTGTGAGAGCGATTACTTCAGCCTCTTCTCTCCTCGCTGCGGACTCTGCAGCCAGCCCATCCTGGac aaaATGGTGACGGCGCTGGACAAGAACTGGCACCCGGAACACTTCTGCTGTGTGAAGTGCGGACGCCCCTTCGGGGAGGAGG ggtttCACGAGCGGGACGGCAGGCAGTATTGTCAGCAGGATTTCTTCTCCATGTTCGCCTCTCGCTGTCACGGCTGCTCCAAACCCATCCAGGAGAATTACATCTCCGCTCTGAACGTGCTGTGGCACCCAGAGTGCTTCGTGTGCAGG GAGTGCTACACCCCCTTCGTGAACGGCAGTTTCTTTGAGCACGAGGGGCAGCCCCTGTGCGAGACGCACTATCACCGAAGCCGCGGGTCGCTGTGCTCCTCGTGCGAGCGTCCCATCACCGGCCGCTGCATCACCGCCATGGGGGCCAAGTTCCACCCGGAGCACTTCGTCTGCGCCTTCTGTCTGAAACAGCTCAACAAGGGCACCTTCAAGGAACAGGGAGAGAAGCCCTACTGCCACCCCTGCTTCATCAAGCTCTTCGGatag